In one Streptomyces sp. T12 genomic region, the following are encoded:
- a CDS encoding DUF2617 family protein has product MLTTLNTAYTDTRAADLAWALGRDPLPALATLDLELTGAKLELRLLGASHQVLLQEERGICSETVACMPGSSTPLPLGVAKRVGDWEYEFAARVEVLSPGQFAGRAQELLALVADHPHGLAGVFPGSPHAFTALLAQHHEGQMHWRTWHAYPQDGQLVATRTRVGVRVVTGAPRRRSGSFSPSGGAPSGGD; this is encoded by the coding sequence ATGCTCACGACCCTGAACACCGCCTATACCGACACGCGCGCGGCCGACCTCGCCTGGGCCCTGGGGCGGGACCCGCTGCCCGCACTGGCCACACTCGACCTCGAACTGACCGGCGCAAAGCTTGAGTTGCGACTGCTCGGCGCGTCCCACCAGGTCCTTCTGCAGGAGGAGCGGGGCATCTGCTCGGAGACCGTGGCATGCATGCCGGGCAGCAGCACGCCGCTTCCGCTCGGCGTGGCCAAGCGGGTGGGCGACTGGGAGTACGAGTTCGCGGCCCGGGTGGAGGTCCTGTCACCGGGTCAGTTCGCGGGCCGTGCCCAGGAGTTGCTGGCACTGGTGGCCGACCACCCGCACGGCCTCGCCGGCGTGTTCCCCGGCAGCCCGCACGCCTTCACCGCGCTGCTGGCCCAGCACCACGAAGGCCAGATGCACTGGCGGACGTGGCACGCGTATCCGCAGGACGGGCAGTTGGTGGCCACGCGGACGCGGGTGGGGGTGCGGGTGGTCACGGGCGCACCTCGGCGCCGGTCAGGATCCTTCAGCCCGTCCGGGGGCGCCCCCTCTGGAGGAGATTGA
- a CDS encoding polyamine aminopropyltransferase, with translation MIEPHAPAPPGTAPSRAGCARLPVRPGTGRFLVLAGVFVCAACGLVYELELVALASYLIGDSVTQASVVLSVMVFAMGIGSLCAKRLRPLAAAGFGAVEAVLALVGGCSALALYAVFAWTGDWGGLWANGPRCLLVAFSLTIGLLIGAEVPLLMELIQRIRRQDAGGAVADLFAADYVGALVGGLAFPFLLLPLLGQLTATLITGAVNAVAGGALVLGLFRGDLTRRARWLLVIANLTVLGILAAAAVLVDDFERAARHAVYGRDVRVALQTDVQEVVITGGTHGRPLDLFLDGRLRVSGRDERRYHEALVHPAMNGEHTRVLILGGGDGLAAREVLRYAGVRRIDLVEADAGVVRLARRDPPLSKLNRHAYDDPRLHVMTGDAFCRLRAAPPATYDVVISDLPDPGITASTKLYSQEFYGLVRRALTPRGRLAVHAGPVSSRPRLFWTVDTTLRAAGLRTAPYRVRGRESGFAPGPDRSAGPTRAPHDWGLILAARGERPALRLGAGEGAPRLGTLTQEGLAADAWAAEGTRVGGLGVSTLVHPRY, from the coding sequence GTGATCGAGCCGCACGCCCCCGCCCCACCCGGCACAGCGCCGTCCCGGGCCGGCTGCGCGCGGCTTCCGGTCCGGCCGGGCACGGGGCGGTTCCTGGTCCTCGCGGGCGTCTTCGTCTGCGCCGCCTGCGGACTCGTGTACGAACTCGAACTCGTCGCCCTCGCCTCGTACTTGATCGGCGACTCGGTCACCCAGGCCTCCGTCGTGCTGTCCGTCATGGTCTTCGCGATGGGCATCGGCTCCCTCTGCGCCAAGCGCCTGCGCCCGCTGGCCGCGGCCGGCTTCGGGGCCGTCGAGGCCGTACTCGCCCTCGTCGGCGGCTGCAGCGCACTCGCCCTGTACGCCGTCTTCGCCTGGACCGGCGACTGGGGCGGCCTGTGGGCCAACGGCCCCCGCTGTCTCCTCGTCGCCTTCTCCCTCACCATCGGCCTGCTGATCGGCGCCGAAGTGCCGCTGCTGATGGAGCTGATCCAGCGCATCCGGCGCCAGGACGCCGGCGGCGCGGTGGCCGACCTGTTCGCCGCGGACTACGTCGGCGCCCTCGTCGGCGGCCTCGCCTTCCCCTTCCTTCTCCTGCCCCTGCTGGGCCAGTTGACCGCGACCCTGATCACCGGCGCCGTCAACGCCGTCGCGGGCGGCGCGCTGGTCCTCGGCCTGTTCCGCGGGGACCTGACCCGCCGCGCCCGCTGGCTGCTGGTGATCGCCAACCTCACGGTGCTCGGCATCCTCGCCGCGGCCGCCGTACTCGTCGACGACTTCGAACGGGCAGCCCGGCACGCGGTGTACGGGCGGGACGTACGCGTGGCGCTCCAGACGGACGTCCAGGAGGTCGTCATCACCGGCGGCACGCACGGCCGCCCCCTCGACCTCTTCCTCGACGGCCGCCTGCGGGTCAGCGGCCGCGACGAACGCCGCTACCACGAGGCGCTGGTCCACCCCGCGATGAACGGCGAGCACACACGCGTACTGATCCTCGGCGGCGGGGACGGGCTGGCGGCGCGCGAGGTGCTGCGCTATGCCGGGGTGCGGCGGATCGACCTGGTCGAGGCCGACGCCGGGGTGGTGCGGTTGGCGCGCCGGGACCCGCCCCTGTCCAAGCTCAACCGCCACGCCTACGACGACCCCCGCCTCCACGTCATGACGGGCGACGCCTTTTGCCGGCTGCGGGCGGCGCCGCCGGCGACGTACGACGTCGTCATCTCGGACCTGCCCGACCCCGGCATCACGGCCAGCACGAAGCTGTACTCACAGGAGTTCTACGGCCTCGTCCGCCGCGCCCTGACCCCACGCGGACGCCTCGCGGTCCACGCCGGCCCGGTCTCCTCCCGCCCCCGCCTGTTCTGGACGGTCGACACCACACTCCGCGCGGCGGGCCTGCGCACGGCCCCGTACCGCGTCAGGGGCCGCGAGTCCGGCTTCGCCCCGGGCCCCGACCGCTCGGCAGGCCCGACGCGGGCACCGCACGACTGGGGGTTGATCCTGGCGGCGCGGGGGGAGCGGCCGGCGCTGCGGCTCGGGGCGGGGGAGGGGGCGCCGCGTCTGGGGACGTTGACGCAGGAGGGGCTGGCGGCGGACGCGTGGGCGGCGGAGGGGACTCGGGTCGGGGGGCTCGGGGTGTCGACGTTGGTGCATCCGCGGTATTGA
- a CDS encoding SRPBCC domain-containing protein, with the protein MEHEVFVPVAAERLREVLADPVRVARAVPGLQQDAGAEPVAGRLKVRVGGHTITYRGAVRVSGHEDGSYAVAGDATEARGSGSVKLALTVRVREADGGSAVTFEGTASADGRIAEFSAEAVGSAVTRLLSRFGEQLGVVAGETSATVGQEEAGDAGETLETLETLETLAPGEFETRVTSDFETTPDADDAAAPTPTPTPEPAPEPVEPVADEPEGAEGVPDTEDGDAGAGEAAVAEAAHARRTMIGRSAEEVDHAPPRGRYAPVPAPQTVAPSSALRWAAPAAALVVASAIVVGRMLRRRR; encoded by the coding sequence ATGGAGCATGAGGTGTTCGTTCCGGTTGCGGCCGAGCGGCTCAGGGAGGTGCTGGCCGATCCCGTACGGGTTGCCCGGGCGGTCCCCGGGCTCCAGCAGGACGCCGGGGCCGAGCCTGTCGCCGGGCGGCTGAAAGTGCGCGTCGGCGGTCACACCATCACCTACCGGGGTGCTGTGCGGGTGTCCGGGCACGAGGACGGTTCGTACGCCGTGGCGGGCGACGCGACCGAGGCGCGGGGCAGCGGTTCCGTGAAACTCGCGTTGACGGTGCGGGTCCGGGAGGCCGACGGTGGCTCCGCCGTGACCTTCGAGGGGACTGCTTCGGCGGACGGCCGGATCGCGGAGTTCTCGGCGGAGGCGGTCGGTTCGGCTGTGACTCGGCTGCTGAGCCGGTTCGGGGAGCAGCTCGGGGTGGTGGCGGGGGAGACCTCCGCGACGGTCGGGCAGGAAGAGGCGGGGGACGCCGGGGAGACCCTGGAGACCTTGGAGACCTTGGAGACCCTGGCTCCTGGGGAGTTCGAAACGCGGGTCACCAGTGACTTCGAGACGACGCCGGACGCGGATGACGCTGCGGCGCCGACGCCGACGCCGACGCCGGAGCCGGCGCCGGAGCCGGTCGAGCCGGTGGCCGATGAGCCCGAGGGCGCCGAGGGTGTCCCGGACACCGAGGACGGGGATGCCGGGGCCGGGGAGGCTGCCGTCGCTGAGGCGGCTCATGCCCGGCGGACGATGATCGGGCGTAGTGCGGAAGAAGTGGACCATGCCCCGCCGCGGGGGCGTTATGCGCCGGTTCCGGCGCCGCAGACGGTGGCGCCGAGTTCTGCGCTGCGGTGGGCGGCTCCGGCGGCGGCGCTGGTGGTGGCGTCGGCGATCGTGGTGGGCCGGATGCTTCGTCGGCGCCGGTGA
- a CDS encoding aldose 1-epimerase, whose product MSNEHITLTAGDAEVDVLPGNGGRVGGLRVGGTELLRQGERFGCFPMVPWCGRVRDGRFLDGAVVRQMPLNAPPNAIHGTVRDGAWRVARVADGEAVITYDLVEPWPYAGRVTQVVALTPDSLSLTMSVETYEASFPAQIGWHPWFNRNLGGDGAQDVRLDFSPAWQEERGDDHLPTGHRIEPKPGPWDDCFGMPGGVDVTLTWPGQLELKVASREEWVVVYDEQDAAVCVEPQTGPPNGLNSLPRLVTPLEPLEATTVWSWRRL is encoded by the coding sequence GTGAGTAACGAACACATCACGCTGACCGCGGGTGACGCGGAGGTGGACGTGCTGCCGGGGAACGGCGGGCGGGTCGGGGGGCTGCGCGTCGGGGGAACCGAGTTGTTGCGGCAGGGGGAGCGGTTCGGGTGTTTCCCGATGGTTCCCTGGTGCGGGCGGGTCCGGGACGGGCGGTTCCTGGACGGGGCCGTGGTGCGGCAGATGCCGCTCAACGCCCCGCCGAACGCCATCCACGGCACCGTACGGGACGGCGCCTGGCGCGTCGCCCGGGTCGCCGACGGCGAGGCGGTCATCACGTACGACCTGGTCGAGCCCTGGCCCTACGCCGGCCGCGTCACGCAGGTCGTCGCGCTCACCCCGGACAGCCTCAGCCTCACCATGTCCGTGGAGACGTACGAGGCGTCCTTCCCGGCCCAGATCGGCTGGCACCCCTGGTTCAACCGGAACCTCGGCGGCGACGGCGCCCAGGACGTCCGGCTCGACTTCAGCCCGGCCTGGCAGGAGGAGCGCGGCGACGACCACCTCCCCACCGGCCATCGCATCGAGCCGAAGCCGGGGCCCTGGGACGACTGCTTCGGCATGCCCGGCGGCGTCGACGTCACGCTCACCTGGCCGGGGCAGTTGGAGCTGAAGGTGGCCAGCCGGGAGGAGTGGGTCGTCGTGTACGACGAGCAGGACGCCGCCGTGTGTGTCGAGCCGCAGACCGGGCCGCCCAACGGGCTCAACAGCCTGCCTCGCCTGGTCACGCCCCTGGAGCCGCTCGAAGCCACCACCGTCTGGAGCTGGCGGCGCCTCTAA
- the pyrE gene encoding orotate phosphoribosyltransferase, whose amino-acid sequence MTDVRGELLQQIKDKAVVHGKVTLSSGLEADYYVDLRRITLDGEAAPLVGQVLLDLTAELQFDAVGGLTMGADPVAAAMLHAAAARGRRLDAFVVRKAAKAHGLQRRVEGPDIAGRRVLVVEDTSTTGGSPLAAVEAVREAGAEVVAVATIVDRATGAAEKIQAGAGVPYLFAYSKDELGLD is encoded by the coding sequence ATGACTGACGTACGTGGCGAGCTGCTGCAGCAGATCAAGGACAAGGCCGTGGTGCACGGCAAGGTGACCCTTTCGTCGGGGCTGGAAGCCGACTACTACGTCGACCTTCGGCGGATCACCCTCGACGGGGAGGCGGCTCCGCTGGTCGGGCAGGTGCTGCTCGACCTGACCGCGGAGCTTCAGTTCGACGCGGTCGGCGGGCTCACCATGGGCGCCGACCCCGTCGCCGCCGCGATGCTGCACGCCGCCGCCGCGCGCGGCAGGCGCCTCGACGCCTTCGTCGTGCGCAAGGCAGCCAAGGCGCACGGGCTCCAGCGGCGGGTCGAGGGGCCGGACATCGCGGGGCGGCGGGTTCTCGTCGTCGAGGACACCTCCACCACCGGCGGTTCGCCGCTCGCCGCCGTCGAGGCCGTGCGTGAGGCGGGCGCCGAGGTCGTCGCCGTCGCGACCATCGTCGACCGGGCCACCGGCGCCGCCGAGAAGATCCAGGCGGGTGCGGGGGTGCCGTACCTCTTCGCGTACTCCAAGGACGAGCTCGGGCTGGACTGA
- the fbaA gene encoding class II fructose-bisphosphate aldolase gives MPIATPEVYNEMLDRAKAGKFAYPAINVTSTQTLHAALRGFAEAESDGIIQISTGGAEFLGGQHNKDMVTGAVALAEFAHIVAKKYDITVALHTDHCPKDKLDGYVRPLLAVSEERVARGENPLFQSHMWDGSAETLADNLSIAQELLERARAAKIILEVEITPTGGEEDGVSHEINDSLYTTVDDAIRTVEALGLGEKGRYLLAASFGNVHGVYKPGNVVLRPELLKELNEGVAAKYGKASPFDFVFHGGSGSSEQEIATALDNGVVKMNIDTDTQYAFTRPVAAHMFQNYDGVLKVDGEVGNKKTYDPRTWGKLAEASMAARVTEACSNLRSTGTKIK, from the coding sequence ATGCCCATCGCAACCCCCGAGGTCTACAACGAGATGCTCGACCGGGCGAAGGCAGGCAAGTTCGCCTACCCGGCCATCAACGTGACGTCGACCCAGACCCTGCACGCGGCCCTGCGCGGTTTCGCGGAGGCGGAGAGCGACGGCATCATCCAGATCTCGACGGGTGGCGCCGAGTTCCTGGGCGGTCAGCACAACAAGGACATGGTGACCGGTGCGGTCGCCCTGGCCGAGTTCGCGCACATCGTCGCCAAGAAGTACGACATCACCGTCGCCCTGCACACGGACCACTGCCCGAAGGACAAGCTCGACGGGTACGTACGGCCGCTGCTCGCGGTGTCGGAGGAGCGCGTCGCGCGCGGCGAGAACCCGCTGTTCCAGTCGCACATGTGGGACGGCTCGGCCGAGACCCTCGCCGACAACCTGTCCATCGCGCAGGAACTGCTGGAGCGCGCCCGCGCCGCGAAGATCATCCTCGAGGTCGAGATCACCCCGACCGGTGGCGAGGAGGACGGCGTCTCGCACGAGATCAACGACTCGCTGTACACCACGGTCGACGACGCCATCCGTACGGTCGAGGCCCTCGGTCTCGGCGAGAAGGGGCGCTACCTGCTGGCCGCCTCCTTCGGCAACGTCCACGGTGTCTACAAGCCGGGCAACGTCGTGCTCCGCCCCGAGCTGCTCAAGGAGCTGAACGAGGGCGTCGCCGCCAAGTACGGCAAGGCGTCCCCGTTCGACTTCGTCTTCCACGGCGGCTCCGGTTCCTCCGAGCAGGAGATCGCGACCGCGCTGGACAACGGCGTCGTCAAGATGAACATCGACACCGACACGCAGTACGCCTTCACGCGTCCGGTGGCGGCCCACATGTTCCAGAACTACGACGGTGTCCTGAAGGTCGACGGCGAGGTCGGCAACAAGAAGACCTACGACCCGCGGACCTGGGGCAAGCTCGCCGAGGCGAGCATGGCCGCGCGGGTGACGGAGGCCTGCTCGAACCTGCGCTCCACGGGTACGAAGATCAAGTAG
- a CDS encoding MFS transporter, producing the protein MPDVRLASPQGKWILLTTVLGSSMALLDSTVVNVALPRIGRDLDADLAALQWTVNAYMLTLAGLILLGGSLGDRYGRRKVFVVGVVWFAVASLLCGIAPNAGVLIAARALQGIGGALLTPGSLALIQASFHPDDRGRAVGLWSGFGGVGAAVGPFVGGWLVDGPGWRWVFLLNVPLALLCVPVALRHVPESGDGRKHGRFDVLGAALGALSLALVTYALIEAREGSVVVAVSAVAGVAAGIAFVLVEKRRPDPMMPLDIFASRQFTAVNVVTLCVYAALGGFFFLAALQLQVVAGYSALGAGTALLPTTVLMLLLSARSGALADRIGPRIPLTVGPLLCAVGMLLMLRVGPDASYAADVLPAVLVLGFGLVTLVAPLTATVLASVDVARAGLASGINNAAARAAGLVAVAALPLLTGMGQEAYRSPTAFDDAFGQAMVLCAGLLAAGAVIAFASVRRLPPECTHPECRTHGGITAPPLEGRPVRGRVPEGGGS; encoded by the coding sequence ATGCCCGACGTCCGGCTGGCCTCCCCGCAGGGCAAGTGGATCCTGCTCACCACCGTCCTCGGCTCCAGCATGGCCCTGCTGGACTCGACCGTCGTCAACGTCGCCCTCCCGCGCATCGGCCGCGACCTCGACGCCGACCTCGCGGCGCTCCAGTGGACCGTCAACGCGTACATGCTGACGCTGGCCGGGCTGATCCTGCTCGGCGGGTCGCTGGGGGACCGGTACGGGCGCCGCAAGGTCTTCGTCGTGGGGGTCGTGTGGTTCGCGGTGGCCTCGCTGCTGTGCGGGATCGCCCCGAACGCCGGGGTGCTCATCGCCGCCAGGGCGTTGCAGGGGATCGGCGGGGCCCTCCTCACGCCGGGGTCGCTCGCACTCATCCAGGCGTCCTTCCACCCCGACGACCGGGGGCGGGCGGTCGGGCTCTGGTCGGGTTTCGGGGGCGTCGGCGCGGCGGTCGGGCCGTTTGTGGGCGGGTGGCTGGTCGACGGGCCGGGCTGGCGGTGGGTGTTCCTGCTCAACGTCCCGCTGGCCCTGCTGTGTGTGCCGGTGGCCCTGCGGCATGTCCCCGAGTCGGGGGACGGCCGTAAGCACGGCCGCTTCGACGTGCTCGGCGCGGCGCTCGGTGCGCTGTCCCTCGCCCTGGTGACGTATGCGCTGATCGAGGCCCGTGAGGGCTCGGTGGTCGTCGCCGTGTCCGCGGTCGCCGGGGTGGCCGCCGGCATCGCCTTCGTGCTCGTCGAGAAGCGGCGCCCCGACCCGATGATGCCGCTCGACATCTTCGCGTCCCGCCAGTTCACCGCGGTCAACGTCGTCACCCTGTGCGTGTACGCGGCCCTCGGCGGGTTCTTCTTCCTCGCCGCCCTCCAGCTCCAGGTCGTCGCCGGTTACTCGGCCCTCGGCGCCGGTACGGCACTGCTGCCGACGACCGTGCTGATGCTGCTGCTCTCCGCCCGCTCCGGCGCCCTCGCCGACCGGATCGGGCCGCGCATCCCGCTCACCGTGGGGCCCCTGCTGTGCGCGGTCGGCATGCTGCTGATGCTGCGCGTCGGGCCGGACGCCTCGTACGCCGCCGACGTCCTGCCGGCCGTCCTCGTCCTCGGCTTCGGCCTGGTCACCCTGGTCGCCCCGCTGACCGCCACCGTCCTCGCCTCCGTGGACGTCGCGCGGGCGGGCCTGGCCAGCGGCATCAACAACGCGGCGGCCCGCGCGGCCGGCCTCGTCGCCGTGGCCGCGCTGCCCCTGCTGACCGGGATGGGCCAGGAGGCGTACCGCTCGCCGACCGCCTTCGACGACGCCTTCGGCCAGGCGATGGTCCTGTGCGCGGGCCTGCTCGCGGCCGGCGCGGTGATCGCCTTCGCGTCCGTACGCCGCCTGCCCCCGGAGTGCACCCACCCCGAGTGCCGCACACACGGCGGCATCACGGCGCCACCACTGGAGGGCCGGCCGGTGCGGGGGCGGGTGCCTGAGGGCGGGGGCTCCTAG
- a CDS encoding DUF3151 domain-containing protein produces the protein MTIHENLLGGPPPTHLPDDPEPRELLAGGTAPADVAAKYPTSSLAWAQLADDAFERGSVVESYAYARTGYHRGLDSLRRNGWKGHGPVPWEHEPNRGFLRALHGLARAAGAIGEQEEYERCTQFLKDSSPTAAQTLG, from the coding sequence ATGACGATTCACGAGAACCTCCTCGGGGGCCCGCCCCCGACCCACCTCCCCGACGACCCCGAGCCGCGTGAGCTGCTCGCCGGCGGCACCGCGCCCGCCGACGTCGCCGCGAAGTACCCGACCTCCTCGCTGGCCTGGGCACAGCTGGCCGACGACGCGTTCGAGCGGGGCAGCGTCGTGGAGTCGTACGCCTATGCCCGTACGGGCTACCACCGCGGCCTGGACTCCCTGCGCCGGAACGGCTGGAAGGGCCACGGCCCCGTTCCCTGGGAGCACGAGCCGAACCGCGGCTTCCTGCGCGCCCTGCACGGCCTCGCCCGCGCCGCCGGAGCGATCGGCGAGCAGGAGGAGTACGAGCGCTGCACGCAGTTCCTGAAGGACTCCTCGCCGACGGCGGCCCAGACCCTGGGTTAG
- a CDS encoding tryptophan 2,3-dioxygenase family protein has protein sequence MSDEAHEPETPHLDFAGTTPYEDYVQADVLTHLQHTLSDDPGEMVFLVTTQVMELWFTVIVHEWETAANALREDRVPVAIDALKRSVRELEALNASWKPLGQLTPAQFNAYRSALGEGSGFQSAMYRRMEFLLAEKSASMLVPHRGAPRVHAELEKALHEPSLYDEVLRFLARHGCSIPEAVLGRDVSQRYEPSDAVEAAWTAIYAGDQNSELARLGEALTDVAELVWRWRNDHLVATRRAMGAKAGTGGSAGVAWLEKRAQKNVFPELWTARSHV, from the coding sequence ATGTCCGACGAGGCTCACGAGCCCGAGACCCCGCATCTCGACTTCGCAGGCACCACGCCGTACGAGGACTACGTACAGGCGGACGTCCTCACCCACCTCCAGCACACCCTCTCCGACGACCCCGGAGAGATGGTCTTCCTGGTCACGACCCAGGTGATGGAGCTGTGGTTCACGGTCATCGTCCACGAGTGGGAGACGGCGGCGAACGCGCTGCGCGAGGACCGGGTGCCGGTGGCGATCGACGCGCTCAAGCGTTCCGTACGGGAACTGGAGGCGCTGAACGCCTCCTGGAAGCCGCTCGGCCAGCTCACGCCGGCCCAGTTCAACGCGTACCGCAGCGCCCTCGGTGAGGGCTCCGGCTTCCAGTCGGCGATGTACCGCCGCATGGAGTTCCTGCTCGCCGAGAAGTCCGCGTCCATGCTCGTCCCGCACCGCGGCGCCCCGCGCGTCCACGCGGAACTGGAGAAGGCGCTGCACGAGCCGAGCCTGTACGACGAGGTGCTGCGCTTCCTCGCCCGGCACGGCTGCTCGATCCCCGAGGCGGTGCTGGGGCGCGACGTCTCGCAGCGGTACGAGCCGTCGGACGCGGTCGAGGCCGCCTGGACCGCGATCTACGCCGGCGACCAGAACTCCGAACTCGCCCGCCTCGGCGAGGCGCTGACCGACGTGGCCGAGCTGGTGTGGCGCTGGCGCAACGACCACCTGGTCGCCACCCGGCGCGCGATGGGCGCCAAGGCCGGTACGGGCGGTTCGGCCGGGGTGGCCTGGCTGGAGAAGCGGGCACAGAAGAACGTGTTCCCGGAGCTGTGGACGGCGAGGTCCCATGTCTGA